A single Candidatus Binataceae bacterium DNA region contains:
- a CDS encoding ABC transporter ATP-binding protein, with protein MSDGSAAVRAVQPAGGLLIEAQGIAKDFHDAGREIHVLRDLDLSVRAGEEIAIVGQSGVGKSTLLYVLGSMETPTAGKVFFEGQDLFALDPVALAEFRNRKLGFVFQFHYLLADFDALENTMMPGLIARMPDPQARERAKEVLEFVGLGNKFHRRPAELSGGEQQRVAVARAVVLHPRLVLADEPTGNLDPHTADEVHELFHVLNRELGITLVVATHNERLMKRMSRALRLHDGKLYDERQGP; from the coding sequence ATGAGTGACGGCTCTGCCGCCGTTCGCGCGGTGCAGCCCGCGGGCGGTCTGCTTATCGAGGCTCAGGGTATCGCCAAGGACTTCCACGACGCGGGGCGGGAAATTCACGTATTGCGCGACCTCGACCTCAGCGTCCGCGCGGGCGAGGAAATCGCGATCGTCGGACAATCCGGGGTCGGCAAATCCACCTTGCTCTACGTGTTGGGCAGCATGGAAACTCCGACCGCAGGCAAGGTGTTCTTTGAAGGGCAAGACCTGTTTGCATTGGACCCGGTCGCGTTGGCCGAGTTTCGCAATCGCAAATTGGGCTTTGTTTTTCAGTTTCACTACCTGCTCGCGGACTTCGACGCGCTGGAGAACACGATGATGCCGGGGTTGATCGCGCGAATGCCAGACCCACAAGCGCGTGAGCGCGCAAAGGAAGTGCTGGAATTCGTGGGGCTTGGCAACAAGTTCCATCGCCGACCTGCCGAGCTTTCCGGGGGCGAGCAGCAGCGGGTCGCGGTCGCGCGCGCGGTCGTGCTCCATCCACGTCTGGTGCTGGCAGATGAACCGACCGGAAACCTCGATCCGCACACTGCCGATGAAGTGCACGAGCTATTCCACGTTTTGAACCGCGAGCTGGGAATTACCCTGGTAGTCGCGACCCATAACGAGCGCCTGATGAAACGGATGAGCCGCGCCCTCCGTCTACATGACGGTAAGCTCTATGACGAGCGCCAGGGCCCGTGA
- a CDS encoding ABC transporter permease, which yields MRFEYLIGLRYLRARRRERFVSTIAMISLGGVAIGTLALTVALSVMSGFQEDLRGRLLSFTPEITLERVDGAVWAPADLQRKISAVGGIVASSPYVSSQVMAVSSTPSGAPGYVEGGVLRGVVARDNPVLTQLQKTLEQGDVQSLDTDQKVTIVDRGQGREVDLPSAIVGRSLAIELGLHIGDPVTIISPASLAGGMGAPRLRRFVVTGYFHSGWFEFDSALIFVSLKSGRALLADDPQLQTGLEFRLHNMFDAPAIADRIRRIAGPDYKVSDWTHTNAALFAALQLEKFVYFLVLLLIVLVAAFNIIATLVMVVMERRKEIAILRAMGARSGSIATIFLCEGAALGVIGTVLGVGAGFVTSWAIGTYHLIHLPPDLFMVSAVPVRLYSLNFIAVAGAAIALCVAAALYPALHARSLSPVEVIRYE from the coding sequence ATGCGCTTCGAATACCTGATAGGACTCCGTTACCTGCGCGCCCGCCGGCGCGAACGCTTCGTGTCGACCATCGCGATGATCTCCCTGGGTGGAGTGGCAATCGGCACCCTGGCGTTGACGGTGGCGCTTTCGGTAATGAGCGGCTTCCAGGAAGATCTGCGCGGCCGGTTGCTTTCCTTCACGCCCGAAATAACCCTCGAGCGCGTCGATGGGGCCGTCTGGGCCCCTGCCGACCTGCAGCGCAAAATCTCGGCGGTCGGCGGCATCGTGGCATCATCGCCCTACGTCTCATCCCAGGTGATGGCGGTATCGAGCACTCCTTCAGGCGCGCCCGGCTACGTAGAAGGCGGCGTACTGCGGGGGGTCGTCGCCCGCGACAATCCGGTCCTCACGCAACTGCAAAAGACCCTGGAGCAAGGCGACGTCCAGTCGCTCGACACCGATCAAAAAGTCACCATCGTCGATCGTGGGCAAGGGCGCGAGGTCGATCTCCCGAGTGCTATCGTTGGCCGGTCGCTGGCCATTGAGCTCGGGCTTCACATCGGTGACCCGGTGACTATCATTTCCCCGGCCAGCCTAGCCGGAGGAATGGGCGCGCCGCGGCTCCGCCGCTTCGTGGTTACCGGGTATTTTCACTCCGGGTGGTTCGAGTTCGATTCGGCGCTCATCTTCGTGTCGCTCAAGAGCGGGCGCGCGCTGCTGGCCGATGATCCCCAACTCCAGACCGGCCTCGAATTCCGCCTGCACAACATGTTCGATGCGCCCGCAATCGCCGATCGCATCCGCCGCATTGCGGGGCCCGACTACAAGGTTTCCGATTGGACCCACACTAACGCGGCGCTGTTCGCCGCCTTGCAGCTCGAGAAGTTCGTTTATTTCCTGGTTCTGCTGCTGATCGTGCTGGTTGCGGCTTTCAACATTATCGCCACGCTCGTCATGGTCGTGATGGAACGGCGCAAAGAGATAGCGATTCTTCGCGCGATGGGCGCCCGCTCAGGTTCGATCGCCACGATATTCCTGTGCGAGGGCGCTGCGCTGGGCGTGATCGGCACGGTGCTTGGGGTAGGAGCGGGATTCGTAACCTCATGGGCAATCGGCACCTATCATCTCATCCATCTCCCGCCCGACCTGTTCATGGTGAGTGCCGTGCCGGTGAGGCTGTATTCGCTGAATTTTATCGCGGTCGCGGGCGCGGCAATCGCGCTGTGCGTCGCGGCCGCTCTGTATCCGGCGCTGCATGCGCGATCACTCTCGCCGGTGGAGGTCATTCGCTATGAGTGA